The DNA window CGATGAAGCTGTAAACAAGTTAAAAAGATTAAGTCCTGGCTTCCATATTACGGATAACACGAGCAAATATGGCCGCGCCCGCCCCGCAGGGTCACGTGACAAGCAACTTCCGGTCCCCGCGCGTTACTTCCTGCGCTCTGGCTCAGACGTGCGTACGCGGGTTTAACGCGTTTAGAGGCCGCGGTAGCCCCGGCCGGGGGCGACTCTCAGCTGGAGGCCGGGCCGCAGAGCATGGAGGGTTCCCCGGAGGGGGAGGCGCCCGCCGCGGCACTGGCCGCGGTGCTAAAGCACAGCTCGGCGTTGCCGCCCGAGAGCTCCCAGGTCCGGGGCTACGACTTCAACCGCGGCGTGGATTACCACGCACTTCTGGAGGCCTTTAGCACCACCGGCTTCCAGGCAACCAACTTTGGGCGCGCGGTGCAGCAAGTCAACGCCATGGTGAGACCCCGGGAAGCACTTCCGGGGCTGGGAGACGCCGGGCGTGTAGTAGAACCCATGCAGCGTTTGGGGGGCGGGACTTCCCGTGGGACCGAAGATGCGCGCCCTTCGTTGAGACCGCCCAGTAGCTGGAGGGAGCGGGGCTTACAGTGGGCGGGGGTTTTCGTGCTGGGAAGGGGACTTTACGTTCACTGCTGAAACTAGCTCCTGTTATCAGGAGCGGTTAGGACCCGATTCTAGGGGATTTAAGGTGTTCTGGAATGGGCGGAGTCTGGGGCAATACAGCGCATTTAGagcatgggattggaggaggagaCTAAGTCGGGGCGGGGCTTGAACTTGGAATTGCTTTCCCAGCCGGGGGGGAAAAAAACTGGACTGGAAAAGATGCTGATTCCTGAAAAGGTGCAAAACCTTAACGTGTGCCCAGATATCCGAATTGGGAAAGGGGCAGGATCTAAGCAAGAGACATTTCTTGGTTTCTGGTAGAAATGATCCTTTATCTTTGAGTGGAAGGGCCAAGAGGTGGAACCTGACTGAAAACCCACTTGGGGTCCTTGTGATAGGGTTTGGGGCCAGAGGCTAACTCGACCTGGCCCTTACCACAGATCGAGAAGAAGCTGGAGCCGCTATCACAGGATGAAGACCAGCACGCAGACCTGACCCAAAGCCGCCGCCCACTCACTGGCTGCACCATTTTTCTGGGCTATACATCTAACCTCATCAGTTCAGGCATCCGTGAGACCATTCGCTACCTTGTGCAGCATAACATGGTAGGGATCTGATAGGGTTGTGACCTTGGTCTGTCTGGGTCAGTGAGTAATAAAATTGACAGGTTAAATGAGATGAGGAGATATGGGTTAGTTTTAAGAAGAGTATTCCCTCTGGGCATcttggctcacacctataatcccagctaccggggaggctgaggcaaattcAAGTCCAGCCTTAGCAATCAGGTGaaatactgtctcaaaataaaaaaataaaaaggctgaggatgcagCTTAGAGGAAGagcgctgggttcaatctcagtatCACAGAGTATAAAAGAAGAGCTCCCCGAAAAAGGTCAATGAATGAGGGCTGTTAGGGGTCCTGCCAGGACTAAGGCCAACCTCGCTGTCCTATGGCTGCAGGTAGATGTGTTGGTGACCACTGCAGGAGGTGTGGAGGAGGATCTCATCAAGTGTCTGGCACCCACGTATCTGGGCGAGTTCAGCCTCAAAGGGAAGGAGCTCCGGGAGAATGGAATCAACAGGTGGGGGCCCTGAGTGGTGATGGGCAAGTGAACTGGGCTGAGGGGACTGGGGACTGATGGCCTGCATTCCTCCCATTCCCAGGATTGGGAACCTGCTGGTGCCCAATGATAATTACTGCAAATTTGAGGACTGGCTGATGCCCATTCTGGACCAGATGGTGCTGGAGCAGAACACAGAGGTGGGGCTGGAGAAACTTGGGGGGACCAGCGTGGTGAAATCAGGGATTAATGCTGACATCCCCTCCCTCCTAGGGTGTGAAGTGGACACCTTCCAAGATGATTGCTCGGCTCGGCAAGGAGATCAACAACCCAGAGTCAGTGTATTACTGGGCCCAGAAGGTGAGGGTCTGGGTGGGGACAAAGTCACCAGATTTCAAAGACACCTGGGAAGTCACTACTGTTATGATCAGATTCCCATTCTTAGATGAGGAACCTCAAACACAGATAGGTTAGGTAATTTGTTTGAAATCACACAGCTATTGAATGGAGCTTTGGATTTCTTGGCTGTGCTCTTAGTTCATCTGGGAACAGTTTGTGGCAGTACTCAGCAAATCCCTAGGGCCTGGCCCCAGGGACTACGCTCCCTAGAGACTGTGGAGTCCAAGAATCTGAAAAGTAACAAGAGCTACTACTCACTAAGCTCTAGTCTCCTTAAGTGTCACAGTTAGTTTTCTCACATCTTCCTCTTCATCTGCAAGTGGTGTTGGTATCCATATTTTATAGTTGAGGAAATAGGCCCAGAGAAGTTAAACAGACTGTTCCCAGCCAGGCAGGCAGGTAAAGATGCACCTAGAATGGGGATCAAGGTGTCCCCACTGAGCTGCAGTTACTGACCTGCCCTGTCTTCCCTCAGAACCATATTCCTGTGCTCAGCCCAGCATTGACAGATGGCTCACTGGGTGACATGATCTTCTTCCATTCCTACAAGAATCCTGGCCTAGTCCTGGACATCATTGAGGGTGAGGCACTGGAACCCTCAAGGTGGGGGGAGAGGGTGTACCCAGTCCAAGGCCTGACCATGCCCTTTCCTCAGACCTACGGCTCATCAACACGCAGGCCATCTTTGCCAAGCGCTCTGGAATGATCATCCTGGGTGGAGGCGTGGTTAAGCACCACATTGCCAATGCCAACCTCATGGTAAGAGGGTGTGGTCCCTTTTGAGTGGATATAGTCCCTGGTGGGGGTGCCACTCAAGCCTCAGCCACATCCTGGGCTAGACAGGCCATGATTCCTTCCCTCTGGGGACAGATGTTCCAGAGCAAGTGACATGCACAGCAAGTGGCAGTAATGCTAAAGAAGAAGATAGGCTAGTGTGATGTCATGGGGCACGCCTATGATGCCGGCTATgggggaggatcacttgagtccaggaactcaagatcagcctgggcagCATAACAAgaccccttttatttatttttggtactagggattgaacccaggggccttaaacactgagccacatcctcagtccattttattttattttattttgagacagtttcaataagttgctgaggttggccttgagttctaacttgcaattttcctgcctcagcctccccagtgatTGGGAttacacaggtgtgtgccaccacccaggctccattttctttctcttttttttaaaaatagtttttagatgttgatggacctttattttattcatttaattatatgcagttctgagacttgaacccagtgcctcacacattccctctgccactgagtcacaaccccagcccccaggctTTTCTTGTCATGAGAAAGCATGAGAAGAGAAAGGGGTGTCATTTAGTAAAGGGTGTTGGAGCTGGGCAGTGATCCACTCGTataatctgtaatcccagctcttaGGGAGGCCAGGGCAGAAAGATTGcaggttcaagaccagcctgggcagtctggcaagaccctgtgtcagggttggtattgtagctcagtggtggagtgcttacctaacatgtgaggcactgggtttgattctcagtatcacactggggaaaaaaaaagacactgtttcaaaaagaaaagggctggggggctgaggatatagctcagttggtagagtgcttgcctggcatgcatgaagccctgggttcaatccccagcaacacaccacCACAcacaaaccacaaacacacacacacaaaaaaaacggggcggggggctgggatgtagctcagtgatagaatgaccctgggttcaatccccagtatggagCAGGGTCGGGGGATGTGGCAGGGTGTTGGAGAGAGGCTTCTGGGAACTGACCTGAGCAGAAGTTTTGGGAGGTGCCTCCCACAAGCCTCATAGTTATCTCCAGGAAGAGTTCCTGGCAGAGAAGACAGCCAGCTCCCTTCAAAGGCCTGTGGTGGCTAAAGTGTCAGGGAACAGCTAGGAGGGCcatagaggaggaggagaaggaggaagaatggTGTTGGCCTTGGCAGTTAGTGAGGTAGGAGGATGTGATTGGTGATTCCGGTGCCCTCTGATGGCTTTAGGGGAACAGATGGTGCCTGAGTCATGAACTGGTCCAGAACCCTGCAGGGGCAGGACTAGGATGGTGGAGCTCCTCTGCAGATAAAGTTGGTGGTAACTACTGCTGAGCAGATGGGGAAGGTTGTTGATACACGTTCAGTCTTTCGTTTTGTTTTGAAATGGGATCTGACTCATTGCCCAGTTGACCTGGAACTCAAGCTCAAGGAATCTTCCCACCTCcggctcctgagtagctgggactgtaGGTACGTCACCACACCTGACTCAGGTACACATTATCAGAAATGATTGGGCTTAGGCCCCAGAAGGGGAAGCCAGTGGGTGGCCACCTATTCCCACTACGTAGTTCTAGGATCTCACGGGCAGGATGTCCTGCTTCAGAGAACCAACTCATCCATTGTGGCCCTAACATGGCTCGCTACCTTTGGAAACAAGGAAAAGTTGGTAGTTAACAACATGGAATTTCTAGAGAAATCATTTGAAGATTTCATAAAgagggctggagctgtggctcagcagtagtgcacttgcctggcatgtttgaagctctgggttagattctcagcaccgcatataaataagtaacttaaagctctatcaacaactaaaagaatatttaaaaaaaaagattttcggggctggggatgtggctcaagtggtagcgcgctcgcctggcatgcgtgcggcccgggttcgattctcagcactacgtacaaacaaagatgttgtgtccgccgataactaaaaaataaatattaaaaaagtctctctctctctctttctctcctctctcactctctctttaaaaaaaaaaaagattttcacaAAGAATAAGAACCACATGGATTTCTTTGAGGGGGTCAGAACTGGCCTGAGTTTAAGGGAAAAGATAACGTGTGCCCGACCTGTAACTAGCACCAAGAAGGCCAAGTGGCAGAAGGTGTTATGTGAGTGGTGGCCCTTCCCTGATAACTATGTGGACCGTTGGTTCCTGGAAGAGCTTTGGAAAAACATTTATGCCCAGAAATGCCAATACTGGGCTGTGGTATTCAACTCCAGTGTGGTGATACAACAGCTGTGCAGCGTCTCTGTGCTCAGCTGGTAGTATATAGATGAGGGTCTTCTGGTCCCCACTGGCTTTTTGGAACTGGCCTGGCATCTTCATTGATGGTTATGTTTTGTTCAACCCCCATTGATAAAGGTGAAGGGCGGAAGAAGAGCTACGTGAGTGCCCTGGTCTTCATTGCTTTCACCTACAGTTTCTCACCAGTGCAGAAGACCCTGACAGAGTCCATTAGTACTGACACCATCTGTGCCATGTCAGTCTTCATGATGTTGGGCCACCTCGTCTTTGACTGTGGGGCCAAACCTGCCATTGTATCCAAACACTGTCCTTGAACATGGCCCTCTTTGCTTCTGTCTATCTGGCCTCACATCTTCCCTGGTCCCTGCATACCTTCATTATGGTGATGAAGTTGCCATCCAGATTTTTGCACTGTGGCCCATGCTTCAGAAGAAACTGATGGCCCGTACTCCCCTTAGCTAGGTGGGTGGGGGTCACACTGCCTTTTGTGTTTTCAGCCTTGGGAGGCCTGCTGTCCGTTAGTGTGAGGGAGCCAGTCTTTGCTTTTCTGCTGGTTTCTGTCTCTCATCTCTGCCCTTTCTACCTCATTTCCTGGCCACTTTTTCCAAGAAAATACCCATGGGCCTTGGGATGAAGCTGAAATCAAAGATGGCTATTCCAGGTTCCTCAGCCAAGTTAGGGTAGCATGGCTTCCTCACTAGCGTAACTGAGGGCAGAGCCCATTCTGGAAGCAGCAGGATGGTGTGGATGAGACAGAGGTCAGAAGGAACCAAAGGCTTGGGTGGTGAGTGCTTACCTGTTCTGTCATTTTATGATGAAAAAGTTTTCTGGTGCCCTCTTGGAATGGTTGCCTCTCATCTGTTATTCACTATAACAGACAAGGTGATGTGGTGGCTACAAAAGTAGTAAcatccctccaaaaaaaaaaaaaaaaaaaaaagaaagaaagaaagaaatgattggGCCCCAAAGTGTTTCAGTTTGGggatattttttcctattttggaAGATCTGCATATACATGAGATATCTTGGGGAAGATATTCAAGTCTAAAGATGAAATTCATTGATATTTTGTATACACATGGCTTGAAGCTTCCCtagaacaaaagaacttttgagggCTTCCTTTGGCTGACGCAGCCCTCAGTCTCTTTGGCTGAtgtcctgctgctgctgcttcttcttttttttttttttaaagagtgagagagagagagagaatttcaacatttattttttttagttttcggcggacacaacatctttgtatgtggtgctgaggatcgaacccgggccgcacacatgccaggcgagcgcgccaccacttgagccacatccccagcccatgtcctGCTTCTTCATCTGCCTGTCTGATGACCGGCTGACCAGGCCCACCCTGCCTTTCCCTACAGCGCAATGGGGCTGACTATG is part of the Callospermophilus lateralis isolate mCalLat2 chromosome 1, mCalLat2.hap1, whole genome shotgun sequence genome and encodes:
- the Dhps gene encoding deoxyhypusine synthase isoform X3, with protein sequence MEGSPEGEAPAAALAAVLKHSSALPPESSQVRGYDFNRGVDYHALLEAFSTTGFQATNFGRAVQQVNAMIEKKLEPLSQDEDQHADLTQSRRPLTGCTIFLGYTSNLISSGIRETIRYLVQHNMVDVLVTTAGGVEEDLIKCLAPTYLGEFSLKGKELRENGINRIGNLLVPNDNYCKFEDWLMPILDQMVLEQNTEGVKWTPSKMIARLGKEINNPESVYYWAQKNHIPVLSPALTDGSLGDMIFFHSYKNPGLVLDIIEDLRLINTQAIFAKRSGMIILGGGVVKHHIANANLMVRGLMARIRVPGRMRLSLGARSGWMRSQSRSTLMPPWFSPCLWLKPLPRRQVLSRLRRMRTEWMQPLKASPLLYLLTCRLCPSPTPWLAASLE
- the Dhps gene encoding deoxyhypusine synthase isoform X1; protein product: MEGSPEGEAPAAALAAVLKHSSALPPESSQVRGYDFNRGVDYHALLEAFSTTGFQATNFGRAVQQVNAMIEKKLEPLSQDEDQHADLTQSRRPLTGCTIFLGYTSNLISSGIRETIRYLVQHNMVDVLVTTAGGVEEDLIKCLAPTYLGEFSLKGKELRENGINRIGNLLVPNDNYCKFEDWLMPILDQMVLEQNTEGVKWTPSKMIARLGKEINNPESVYYWAQKNHIPVLSPALTDGSLGDMIFFHSYKNPGLVLDIIEDLRLINTQAIFAKRSGMIILGGGVVKHHIANANLMRNGADYAVYINTAQEFDGSDSGARPDEAVSWGKIRMDAQPVKVYADASLVFPLLVAETFAKKAGAFTAEKNED
- the Dhps gene encoding deoxyhypusine synthase isoform X2 translates to MEGSPEGEAPAAALAAVLKHSSALPPESSQVRGYDFNRGVDYHALLEAFSTTGFQATNFGRAVQQVNAMIEKKLEPLSQDEDQHADLTQSRRPLTGCTIFLGYTSNLISSGIRETIRYLVQHNMVDVLVTTAGGVEEDLIKCLAPTYLGEFSLKGKELRENGINRIGNLLVPNDNYCKFEDWLMPILDQMVLEQNTEGVKWTPSKMIARLGKEINNPESVYYWAQKNHIPVLSPALTDGSLGDMIFFHSYKNPGLVLDIIEDLRLINTQAIFAKRSGMIILGGGVVKHHIANANLMLTWNSSSRNLPTSGS